The Tenuifilum thalassicum genome includes the window GCTTTGGGCATCAATAATCTCAACCTCTTGTGAGTTATAAAATGTGTTTACAAAATAATTTTTTGGTCCATCGCCGGGTATTATCTCAATGTTATACGATTTCCCATTGTGGATAATAGAGTAAACACCATTTTCAACCTGTGCAATATCTACCTCGTATTCAACTCCATCGACCTCAAAAACAACAATATTTTCATTGCGACGCACCAATTTCACATCGGCAATACGATCGCCAATTTTAACTTCAAGTCCCATAGCTATGATTAATTAATAGGGTATAAGGCTGCGCTTAATACCGTAAGTTTTCCAATTCTCAGATTGCGATACGGCAAAATCGCTCATTGCTACCTTTTCCATCTTGGTAATGAAATCGAAATAAGCAGCAATTATTGCCATATCCTCAAAAACTCTATCGCCTTTTGTTTCTGTTTTCATTAGCTCATCAAAGTGCTCCTGAATGAAGTGCGTATTGTAGTTACCAAGTCGGAAGTCGCGGTTATCCATAATACGCTCAAGGAATCGGATTGATGTTTTTACTCCAGTTATTTTGTACTCAAAGAGGGCTCGTTTCATTCGGTTAATGGCCTCTGTTCTATCACGCCCCCAGGCAATAAGTTTACTAATCATAGGGTCGTAGTACAGGGGAATTTCATAGCCTTCGTATGCGTATCCATCGGTACGCACACCTAAACCATTTGGTTCACTAATATGCCTTATTAATCCGGGAGAAGGCATGAAATTATTGAACGGATCCTCGGCAAGGATACGGCATTCAATTGCATGCCCATGCTGTTTAACCTCTTCCTGCTTAAATGAAATTGGCAAACCAGAAGCAATCCGAATCTGTTCCTTTACAAGGTCTACTCCTGTTACACGCTCAGTAATAGGATGCTCAACCTGCAAGCGGGTATTCATTTCAAGGAAATAAAAGTTGTGGTTGGCATCAACCAAAAACTCTATAGTTCCAGCACCAACATAGTTTACAGCTTTAGCAGCGGCAATAGCTGCTTGTCCCATTTGCTCGCGCAATTCTGGAGTTATGAATGGCGAAGGAGTTTCTTCGATTACTTTTTGGTGTCTTCGTTG containing:
- a CDS encoding biotin/lipoyl-containing protein — its product is MGLEVKIGDRIADVKLVRRNENIVVFEVDGVEYEVDIAQVENGVYSIIHNGKSYNIEIIPGDGPKNYFVNTFYNSQEVEIIDAQSRYQRSRKALEDQGADKVISTPMPGRVVKIPVAEGEPVEKGTTVIVISAMKMESEYKSPVDGVVKKIHVKEGDNINANQPLVEIE
- the accC gene encoding acetyl-CoA carboxylase biotin carboxylase subunit, with the protein product MIKKVLIANRGEIAVRVIRSCREMGIKSVAVYSDADRRSLHVRYADEAYHIGPSPSNESYLNGDKIIEVAKQSGADAIHPGYGFLSENAEFAQKCSEAGIVFIGPDPKAINQMGDKITARQTMIEAGVPVVPGTQQKVSDMETVRKIVDEIGLPVIIKASAGGGGKGMRLVRKAEELVSAVKLAQSEAQSAFGDDTVYIEKYVESPHHIEFQILADRHGNTVHLFERECSIQRRHQKVIEETPSPFITPELREQMGQAAIAAAKAVNYVGAGTIEFLVDANHNFYFLEMNTRLQVEHPITERVTGVDLVKEQIRIASGLPISFKQEEVKQHGHAIECRILAEDPFNNFMPSPGLIRHISEPNGLGVRTDGYAYEGYEIPLYYDPMISKLIAWGRDRTEAINRMKRALFEYKITGVKTSIRFLERIMDNRDFRLGNYNTHFIQEHFDELMKTETKGDRVFEDMAIIAAYFDFITKMEKVAMSDFAVSQSENWKTYGIKRSLIPY